One segment of Helicobacter sp. MIT 05-5293 DNA contains the following:
- a CDS encoding biosynthetic peptidoglycan transglycosylase, which produces MSWQQYFPTYHFDEKKNRDIALEEYKFCCKVVESEERIFDNLTKYILAFGTIIISLLSGANKQIEKVFSGITENPKYIWIGIAILVILFFIFMTINFAERQKSIVFAKRKIIVLRRMLGIDYGTQEFLFKKGMLEGANMPFSIKLKVHYLYFMILALCFVALFIIGNFLECDLTNIVLFDFIIFIILYLVYICCILDNNERMFLVIFRIFFSILGVRFVDNFEHILYRAKLSVDECERQKINLNNLKKILVAIEDRNFYQHKGVDWKATGRALLSRGRKIPFIQRIMPCIQTIPFSGGSTITQQLFRTLFIENIDKRIWRRKLAEICLSRFWLNNILSKEEQLEIYLNAVRFDRQVFGIMQAMKHFYKKYVKDLSIAQSFFLIERVSVTSGTMLPKIIDIIVRLENEKILNKNDIKEIITIYTEVFQAGKIKVEFKNENILEKLCKRYEDILNFTTDNG; this is translated from the coding sequence GTGAGCTGGCAACAATATTTTCCAACCTATCATTTTGACGAAAAGAAAAATAGAGATATCGCTTTGGAAGAATATAAGTTTTGTTGCAAAGTAGTTGAGAGCGAAGAAAGGATTTTTGATAATCTTACAAAGTATATTCTTGCGTTTGGGACAATTATTATTTCTCTTCTATCGGGTGCAAATAAACAAATAGAAAAAGTATTTAGTGGAATAACAGAAAATCCAAAGTATATATGGATTGGTATTGCTATTTTAGTAATATTATTTTTTATTTTTATGACAATAAATTTTGCAGAGAGGCAAAAATCTATCGTTTTTGCAAAACGAAAAATTATTGTTTTAAGGAGAATGCTTGGCATAGACTATGGAACTCAAGAATTTTTATTCAAAAAGGGTATGCTTGAAGGTGCTAATATGCCTTTTAGTATCAAACTCAAAGTTCATTATTTGTATTTTATGATTCTCGCTTTATGTTTTGTAGCATTATTTATTATAGGCAATTTTTTAGAATGCGATCTAACAAATATTGTCCTATTTGATTTTATAATATTTATCATACTATACTTGGTTTATATTTGTTGTATTTTAGATAACAATGAAAGAATGTTTTTGGTCATTTTTAGGATATTTTTTTCAATACTTGGTGTAAGGTTTGTAGATAATTTTGAACACATTTTATATAGAGCTAAATTGTCAGTTGACGAATGTGAAAGACAGAAAATTAACTTAAATAATCTTAAAAAAATATTGGTTGCCATTGAAGATAGAAATTTTTATCAACATAAGGGTGTAGATTGGAAAGCAACAGGTAGAGCTTTATTGTCTCGCGGGAGAAAAATACCTTTTATCCAAAGAATAATGCCTTGTATTCAAACAATACCATTTTCTGGTGGCTCTACTATCACTCAACAGCTTTTTAGGACTTTATTTATTGAAAATATAGATAAACGAATATGGCGGAGAAAATTAGCTGAAATTTGTTTAAGTCGTTTTTGGCTAAATAATATCTTAAGCAAAGAAGAACAACTTGAGATTTACCTAAATGCTGTGCGTTTTGATAGGCAAGTATTTGGAATAATGCAAGCAATGAAACATTTTTATAAAAAATATGTTAAAGACCTTTCAATAGCCCAATCGTTTTTTCTTATTGAACGCGTTTCTGTTACAAGTGGCACAATGTTACCCAAAATAATTGACATTATTGTGCGGTTAGAAAATGAAAAGATTTTAAACAAAAATGATATTAAAGAAATAATTACAATTTACACTGAAGTCTTTCAAGCAGGAAAAATTAAAGTGGAATTTAAGAATGAAAATATTTTAGAAAAATTATGCAAAAGGTATGAAGATATTTTAAATTTTACAACTGATAATGGGTAA
- a CDS encoding Eco57I restriction-modification methylase domain-containing protein: MDVWRQSGEKRCWGGGALNDESSQGWDIVLGNPPYGADMGDKKQIYKGIYKYTISGALDSYKFFVELGYNLLGLGVLSFITPISITSSKSNANLHKLLLSQCEQIKVSSYGNSPARIFLNADQRVSIITFTKTFSPCKNLLTTQVNLRDKNTPIQSIIDNLCFINSLDFVKEGAFAKIGLKTEKDILHKLYTHKCTFKELMQGEEKVYYRSTGGRYYDLYTSYSTTSSTTQKSFFATESQVLVAIMSSTLFWWYRNLYSEGRHSYIYEFESFPIPYFGNTIIESLRDLGERYEGDLEANAEYRNGVKTYIIRKSKPIIDEIDSILCPLYGLSEEERDFIINFQVKFRTDT, encoded by the coding sequence GTGGATGTTTGGCGTCAAAGCGGCGAAAAACGCTGCTGGGGGGGGGGGGCATTAAATGATGAATCTTCGCAAGGCTGGGACATCGTGCTGGGCAATCCGCCGTATGGAGCAGATATGGGCGATAAGAAACAAATATACAAGGGTATTTATAAATACACCATTAGCGGCGCACTCGATAGCTATAAATTCTTTGTAGAGTTGGGTTATAATCTCTTAGGATTAGGAGTTTTAAGCTTTATCACGCCTATTAGTATTACAAGCTCTAAATCGAATGCTAACTTGCATAAATTGCTTTTAAGTCAATGTGAGCAGATAAAAGTAAGTAGCTATGGCAATTCTCCCGCTAGAATCTTCCTCAATGCCGACCAAAGGGTATCTATCATAACTTTTACAAAGACTTTCAGCCCCTGCAAAAATTTACTTACTACACAAGTAAATTTAAGAGATAAAAACACGCCTATTCAAAGTATCATTGATAATCTTTGCTTTATAAATAGCCTAGATTTTGTTAAAGAGGGGGCGTTTGCAAAAATTGGCTTAAAGACAGAAAAAGACATTTTGCATAAACTCTATACTCATAAATGCACATTTAAGGAGCTGATGCAAGGTGAGGAAAAAGTGTATTATAGAAGCACAGGTGGGCGATACTATGATTTATACACAAGCTATTCAACTACAAGCTCTACCACGCAAAAATCATTTTTTGCAACAGAATCTCAAGTGCTTGTAGCGATAATGTCTAGCACACTTTTTTGGTGGTATAGAAATTTGTATTCAGAGGGGAGGCATAGCTATATTTATGAGTTTGAATCCTTTCCTATCCCGTATTTTGGTAATACTATTATTGAGAGTTTGCGCGATTTGGGGGAGAGATACGAGGGAGATTTAGAAGCAAATGCAGAGTATCGGAATGGTGTGAAAACCTATATCATACGCAAATCAAAGCCTATTATCGATGAGATAGATTCTATCCTTTGTCCTTTATATGGGTTAAGTGAGGAGGAAAGGGATTTTATTATCAATTTTCAAGTTAAATTTAGAACTGATACCTAA
- a CDS encoding TaqI-like C-terminal specificity domain-containing protein, with protein sequence MNELSTTSFNTTAQEALESDFSHNEEGWDIVLGNPPFIGEKGNREIFQKVKNSELRECYQGKMDYFYFFFHRCFYDLLKTNGILSFITTNYFPTAQGGRKLREELKQNANIKTFINFNEHKVFKSATGQHNAISILSKAPQEEAQIYHFKASNLVKNLKDTLKDLNLIAHFKSDSLYESEESYMRLSPKNDIMESVFIKLKTDSKALGEICAINQGIVSGADKVTQKHLETYHWQDIGLKKGNGIYVVSEAEARAKNLEKAYLKPCFKNSDIQKYTTKLKSSQYFLYLTGKESQDSIPHILEHLSNFKANLEERREVHKGSRLWWSLWRSRKQEIFETAKIVAPQRSKTNTFGYNEVSWYASADVYFITSVDSEFSLKYILALLNSKLYYFWLYHKGKRKGENLELYQTPLSEIPIKPIAPKDQEPFIALVDEILALNSCHHKGFIPKNLTNTQSQDSKNKDSFSLSQKEKGFIPSPLPLAPKRIKPPLFLFGNQGESLAISASSSKSVEALLPPLIRFSAPRSGRDIESLQSRIDSLVYALYDLTQEEIAIIENANKTHKSTGGVR encoded by the coding sequence ATGAATGAGCTATCGACTACATCTTTCAATACAACTGCGCAAGAAGCGTTAGAATCTGACTTTAGCCATAATGAAGAGGGCTGGGACATCGTGCTAGGTAATCCCCCTTTCATAGGCGAAAAAGGCAATAGAGAGATATTCCAAAAGGTCAAAAATAGTGAGCTAAGAGAATGCTATCAAGGCAAAATGGATTATTTTTATTTCTTTTTTCATCGGTGTTTTTATGATTTGCTTAAAACAAATGGAATCCTAAGCTTTATCACTACAAATTATTTCCCCACAGCACAAGGTGGTAGAAAATTAAGAGAAGAGCTAAAACAAAATGCCAATATCAAAACTTTTATTAATTTTAATGAGCATAAAGTCTTCAAGAGTGCGACAGGGCAGCATAATGCCATAAGCATTCTTAGTAAAGCCCCTCAAGAAGAAGCCCAAATATATCATTTTAAAGCCTCAAATCTTGTAAAAAATCTCAAAGACACTTTGAAAGATTTAAACCTTATCGCACACTTTAAAAGCGATAGTTTATATGAAAGTGAAGAATCCTATATGCGCTTAAGCCCCAAAAATGATATTATGGAATCTGTTTTTATCAAACTTAAGACAGATTCTAAAGCACTTGGCGAAATTTGCGCGATTAATCAAGGCATTGTAAGCGGGGCAGATAAAGTAACGCAAAAGCATCTAGAGACTTACCATTGGCAAGATATAGGTTTGAAAAAGGGCAATGGTATTTATGTTGTGAGTGAAGCAGAAGCTAGGGCAAAAAATTTAGAGAAAGCCTATCTTAAGCCTTGTTTTAAAAACTCTGATATACAAAAATATACAACCAAACTCAAATCCAGTCAATATTTCCTTTATCTCACGGGTAAAGAAAGCCAAGATTCTATCCCGCATATTTTAGAGCATTTATCAAACTTCAAAGCTAACTTAGAGGAACGCAGAGAAGTGCATAAAGGTAGTAGGCTGTGGTGGTCGCTGTGGCGGTCTCGAAAACAAGAGATTTTCGAGACCGCCAAAATCGTTGCGCCCCAACGAAGTAAAACCAATACCTTTGGCTACAATGAAGTCTCTTGGTATGCAAGTGCTGATGTGTATTTTATCACTTCAGTAGATTCAGAATTTAGCCTAAAATATATCCTTGCTTTGCTTAATTCTAAGCTTTATTACTTTTGGCTTTATCATAAAGGCAAGAGAAAAGGAGAAAATTTAGAACTCTATCAGACCCCGCTTAGTGAAATCCCTATCAAGCCTATAGCTCCTAAAGATCAAGAGCCTTTTATCGCTTTAGTCGATGAGATTTTAGCTCTCAATTCTTGTCATCACAAGGGCTTTATACCGAAGAATCTCACAAATACACAATCCCAAGATTCTAAAAACAAAGATTCTTTTTCTTTATCGCAAAAAGAAAAAGGGTTTATCCCCTCCCCGCTCCCCTTAGCCCCAAAAAGAATAAAGCCGCCGCTTTTTCTTTTTGGCAATCAAGGGGAGAGCCTCGCTATTTCCGCTTCTAGCTCCAAATCGGTGGAGGCACTACTGCCTCCTTTAATCCGATTTTCCGCACCACGAAGCGGGCGAGATATTGAGAGCTTGCAATCTCGCATTGACTCTCTAGTCTATGCCCTCTATGACTTGACTCAAGAAGAAATCGCCATTATCGAAAACGCAAATAAAACTCACAAAAGCACAGGAGGTGTGCGATGA
- a CDS encoding helicase-related protein yields the protein MAQRVQILSYYEAQSPSDIQRIRLKGAHLIVIDESHNLRNGEPRTKNLKQNGYQKLKSNLNANAKILLLSATPINNSFLDLANQLRLKSDIISDNITHTTLAPQDICQSAQKALESLDSEEDLELEDDYFKLTHLIFSRSSEQIKGYLKALNKDMPEQDIKSYALSSIPPSIDFSFERLSQLLGLSENTEQSQVISFSIYDPYKFLPDDIRAQLSDKQLENLGEYTTPRGFICMSLLKSLESSLDAFKPTIEKIITYHRSYLNHIDFEADSKPQDDLEEPDVPFPTRLASIKEKGFLGSLSAEFAEVIRRDLELLERIAAKLESYAPQRDFQTCEKYQKLREIIDAIPDIASQKLLIFSESIPTTEAIKDALRRDYPHYIIESISGNTKPQEFISCKNRFSPRSLKYELKPHEQQIHILIASDCLSEGANLQDCKNLLNWDIAFNPVRSIQRIGRIWRIGSLHAINHITHFFPNVELDSYIQLESKLKFKILAAQSATAINDPHSIKLEKERKAFEKKRKAAYKSLESESICIEEENKLLQFITLESVLGELSHSFDAPLSSLPDGIFSIAPHLPQNHQNHLLAFVQEIDSKAYYCTLFDLSTRKLKSRASDKGAATLRALSHLKDIESKEASLFAPLEDLTNDFKNLSIFKDIFERLTQQLNSQIQTHEQSLAQAKKSDGGLFEIKDRHFKLIAWLLLNPDFESLRALGGQSAGGVR from the coding sequence ATGGCGCAAAGAGTGCAGATTCTTAGCTATTATGAGGCACAAAGTCCCTCTGACATTCAAAGAATCCGCCTTAAAGGCGCCCATCTCATTGTCATTGATGAGTCGCATAACCTCCGCAACGGCGAACCCCGCACAAAAAATCTTAAACAAAATGGCTACCAAAAACTTAAAAGCAATCTCAATGCAAACGCAAAGATTTTACTCCTTTCAGCGACCCCGATTAACAACAGCTTCCTTGATTTAGCTAATCAACTCCGCCTCAAATCTGATATTATCTCTGATAATATCACCCATACCACACTTGCCCCTCAAGACATTTGCCAGAGCGCACAAAAAGCCCTTGAATCTCTCGATTCAGAGGAGGATTTAGAGCTTGAAGATGACTACTTCAAGCTTACACATTTGATTTTCTCTCGCTCCAGTGAGCAGATAAAAGGCTATCTTAAGGCATTAAACAAGGATATGCCAGAGCAAGATATTAAGTCTTATGCGCTCTCATCTATCCCGCCTAGCATTGATTTTAGCTTTGAAAGGCTTAGCCAACTGCTTGGCTTAAGCGAGAATACAGAGCAATCGCAAGTCATTTCTTTTAGTATCTATGACCCTTATAAATTTCTGCCTGATGACATTAGAGCGCAACTTTCTGATAAACAATTAGAGAATCTTGGCGAATACACCACCCCACGCGGTTTTATCTGTATGTCGCTACTCAAATCCCTAGAGAGTTCACTTGATGCTTTTAAGCCTACAATTGAAAAAATCATTACCTATCATCGTAGCTATCTTAATCATATTGATTTTGAAGCAGATTCTAAGCCTCAAGATGACTTAGAAGAGCCTGATGTGCCTTTCCCCACGCGTTTGGCTTCTATCAAAGAAAAGGGCTTTTTAGGCAGCTTAAGCGCGGAGTTTGCAGAAGTCATACGGCGCGATTTAGAGCTTTTAGAGCGCATTGCTGCAAAGCTTGAAAGCTACGCGCCACAAAGAGACTTCCAAACTTGTGAAAAATACCAAAAGCTTAGAGAAATCATTGATGCTATCCCTGATATTGCATCTCAAAAGCTTCTTATCTTTTCTGAATCTATCCCTACCACAGAAGCGATTAAAGATGCGCTTAGGAGGGATTATCCACACTATATTATAGAATCTATCAGTGGAAACACAAAGCCTCAAGAGTTTATCTCGTGTAAAAATAGATTCTCCCCGCGCTCACTCAAATACGAGCTAAAACCCCACGAGCAGCAAATTCACATTTTAATAGCGAGTGATTGTCTAAGCGAGGGCGCGAACTTGCAGGATTGTAAGAATCTGCTCAATTGGGACATTGCCTTTAATCCTGTGCGTAGCATTCAGCGCATAGGGCGGATATGGCGTATCGGCTCACTTCACGCTATCAATCACATCACGCATTTTTTCCCCAATGTTGAGTTAGATTCTTATATCCAGCTTGAATCTAAGCTCAAATTCAAAATCCTAGCCGCTCAAAGTGCGACTGCGATTAACGACCCTCACAGCATAAAGCTAGAAAAAGAGCGTAAAGCCTTTGAGAAAAAGCGCAAAGCTGCCTATAAAAGCCTTGAGAGTGAGAGTATATGTATTGAAGAAGAAAACAAGCTTCTTCAATTTATCACCCTTGAATCTGTGCTAGGGGAGCTGTCGCATTCTTTTGATGCTCCTTTAAGCTCCTTGCCTGATGGCATTTTCTCCATTGCCCCGCATTTACCGCAAAATCATCAAAATCATCTTTTAGCTTTTGTGCAAGAGATAGATTCTAAAGCCTACTATTGCACACTCTTTGACTTAAGCACACGCAAGCTAAAATCGCGTGCGAGTGATAAGGGAGCGGCTACTTTACGCGCCCTAAGCCATTTAAAAGACATAGAGAGCAAAGAAGCAAGCCTCTTTGCGCCTTTAGAGGATTTGACAAATGATTTTAAAAACCTCTCCATTTTCAAAGACATATTTGAGCGACTCACCCAGCAGCTTAATAGCCAAATCCAAACCCACGAGCAAAGTCTCGCTCAAGCCAAAAAAAGCGATGGAGGGCTTTTTGAGATAAAAGATCGCCACTTTAAGCTTATCGCGTGGCTTTTGCTCAATCCCGATTTTGAATCTCTACGCGCTTTAGGCGGACAAAGCGCAGGAGGTGTGCGATGA
- a CDS encoding restriction endonuclease PLD domain-containing protein: MSGGGGLYLSSNPNLSSNLITNQNPNTLFTRLISLIEAYSAQSHHADSLKDKNFADSNPQVSLSIISGFFNAKAFVEFSRYAHLLRSFCLIIGRLEPSENHTPTLSFDLHNDPFDMSVKDFDYQLQCITDARIAHHFIANANVEILNLRANNVLLHSKLYIVQSPYQQSAIIGSSNFTASGLGIYGDKSNKELNLLCDSKRDTQEALNYFESIRDQSTSCKQEVLDMLHTSFFYHSPKDIFSKILSTLPKQESPTRTESQALQTAVEAFGLYDFQALAARELISRLKRYGIALLADSVGAGKTLTALGVASIYDGITIIAPKNLCA; encoded by the coding sequence TTGAGCGGGGGGGGGGGGCTTTACCTAAGCAGCAATCCTAACCTTTCTTCAAACCTCATCACTAACCAAAATCCCAACACTCTTTTTACACGCCTTATTTCTCTGATAGAGGCTTATAGCGCGCAGAGCCACCATGCAGATTCTCTCAAAGATAAAAACTTTGCAGATTCTAATCCTCAAGTTTCACTCTCTATCATCAGTGGCTTTTTCAATGCAAAAGCATTCGTGGAGTTTAGCCGATATGCACATCTTTTGCGCTCATTTTGTCTTATCATCGGCAGGTTAGAGCCGAGTGAAAATCACACGCCGACTCTTAGCTTTGATTTGCATAATGACCCCTTTGATATGTCTGTCAAAGATTTTGACTATCAGCTCCAATGTATCACCGATGCGAGGATTGCTCATCATTTTATCGCAAATGCCAATGTCGAGATTCTAAATCTTAGGGCAAATAATGTCCTGCTGCATTCCAAGCTTTACATTGTGCAAAGCCCTTATCAACAAAGTGCAATTATCGGGAGTTCAAATTTTACTGCAAGTGGTTTAGGGATTTATGGTGATAAAAGCAATAAAGAGCTCAATCTCCTTTGTGATAGCAAAAGGGATACGCAAGAAGCTCTTAATTATTTTGAATCAATCCGCGACCAAAGCACATCTTGTAAGCAAGAAGTGCTTGATATGCTTCATACGAGCTTTTTTTATCACTCTCCTAAAGATATTTTTAGCAAGATTCTATCCACCCTCCCTAAGCAAGAATCCCCCACACGCACAGAATCTCAAGCCTTGCAAACAGCAGTGGAAGCCTTTGGGCTTTATGATTTTCAAGCTTTAGCGGCACGGGAGCTTATAAGTCGCCTTAAACGCTATGGTATCGCGCTTTTGGCAGATTCTGTGGGCGCGGGAAAAACCCTCACTGCGCTAGGTGTAGCGAGTATTTATGATGGTATTACTATCATCGCTCCTAAAAATCTCTGCGCATAA
- the lpxD gene encoding UDP-3-O-(3-hydroxymyristoyl)glucosamine N-acyltransferase yields MLLSQAIKQTFEGYMTLDSEIKKDFELCGIAPLESANETQISYIDQDKYSHKLADSRAGAVLLRKELLDCVPPHIQPLVVDNPHLAFALLSHLFARKGFSACENPSIDPLANIAPNVHLGKNVRIGARTILMPGVVIGDNVEIGEHCKIYPNVVIYRDTIIGNRVNIHAGCVIGCDGFGYAHTNDGRHIKIEHNGIVVIEDDVELGANNTIDRAVFGQTLIKKGVKIDNLVQIGHNCVVGEHSILVSQVGLAGSTTTGRNVVMGGQAGTGGHIHIGDFVQVAGRGAVGKNLPPHTKWGGHPLMELDEWMKFFVSLRRMVKKQNPK; encoded by the coding sequence ATGCTACTCTCTCAAGCCATCAAACAAACTTTTGAGGGGTATATGACGCTCGATTCAGAGATTAAAAAAGACTTTGAACTTTGCGGTATTGCTCCGCTTGAAAGTGCTAATGAAACACAGATTAGCTACATTGACCAAGACAAATACAGCCATAAGCTTGCGGATTCTCGTGCTGGAGCAGTGCTTTTGCGCAAAGAATTGCTTGATTGTGTGCCTCCTCATATCCAACCGCTTGTCGTTGATAATCCTCATCTTGCTTTTGCACTACTTTCGCATTTGTTTGCGCGGAAAGGCTTTAGTGCGTGTGAGAATCCAAGCATTGATCCTCTCGCAAATATTGCTCCAAATGTCCATTTGGGTAAAAATGTCCGCATCGGTGCGCGGACGATTCTTATGCCGGGTGTGGTCATCGGGGATAATGTAGAAATCGGCGAACATTGCAAGATTTATCCTAATGTCGTTATTTATCGTGATACTATCATCGGAAATCGTGTCAATATCCACGCAGGGTGTGTAATCGGCTGTGATGGCTTTGGCTACGCGCACACCAATGACGGCAGACATATCAAAATTGAACACAATGGCATCGTGGTGATTGAAGATGATGTCGAACTCGGCGCAAACAATACGATTGATCGGGCTGTTTTTGGGCAAACATTGATAAAAAAAGGTGTAAAAATCGATAATCTCGTGCAAATTGGGCATAACTGCGTGGTTGGCGAACACAGCATTTTGGTATCACAAGTCGGATTGGCAGGCTCTACCACTACCGGACGCAATGTCGTTATGGGTGGACAAGCCGGCACGGGTGGGCATATCCACATTGGAGATTTTGTGCAAGTAGCAGGCAGAGGTGCAGTCGGTAAGAATCTACCCCCACACACCAAATGGGGCGGACACCCGCTTATGGAGCTTGATGAATGGATGAAATTTTTTGTCTCTTTACGGCGAATGGTGAAAAAACAGAATCCAAAATAA
- a CDS encoding dynamin family protein: MTLSQAFFHTIYALATPDIKPLERINIPPEIIASPQSLAILLSLNNDNFALYSQTPSFLQIFSHLKDSNPKIPLELTLQTIQTLQYQLLESLQEQHIHFEELLPHFVQLNLATILSNDEIQNLASLSQRAAPTHTESDSNNAQIQQMSLKTLNQNFHTLSLALTHLLPQSLQDKLESITNDLQHQKFSIGITGVLSAGKSTFLNALLGEEILGSSSVPETANLTILRFGETMHARVHFWKEEQWSELHHLSQHDTNIKAFLEESENIFGTSLKEYITKEGTTRDIQASELATYTSANHPSKFCNLIQEVELFTPLKFLQNGVEIVDTPGLDDPITKREEITRDYIQKCDLLIHIMNASCAATQIDIDFILESLLEQNISRLLVVLTRIDLLTPKELQASLDYTKQSLITQLKKAHYKGDIQAVIERIDFIPLAGYTALLYRTNREQEAAQSGISLQQSGILAIENYLDKMLLGEDSLKHKDILYLAYKAMEKLTQEALDLLTLKSKLLNTDKAELENFIAQVSAQNEELSHSLLNLKNHFESQLDELKAFLVSLEHFIDNTLESAKNQLKDTFFGDIAYAYAQGQKPSLESLSPMIEVGIKDCFANVGREYKYKLGKKIAQLTQIGEQSIQETQALAKLQPPHIHFQLTKEQLTQSTHTLLQALPSLIQSHSKSNQNALSIKLDALFGEAFAHFGNRCREKSIEIKEAFLTYFDSIALVHQSHIQSQIDHKQAILDDALKQKDCSDVENLKNTLLSQQTQLENIHTQILSHLQSLT; encoded by the coding sequence ATGACACTTTCACAAGCCTTTTTTCATACTATTTACGCTCTTGCTACACCTGATATTAAGCCATTAGAGCGCATCAATATCCCGCCAGAGATAATTGCTTCTCCTCAATCTCTTGCGATTTTATTATCGCTTAATAATGACAATTTCGCGCTATACTCGCAAACACCGAGTTTTCTTCAAATCTTTTCTCATCTTAAAGATTCTAATCCCAAAATCCCACTTGAACTCACTCTCCAAACAATACAAACACTCCAATATCAGCTTTTAGAATCTCTTCAAGAGCAACACATACATTTTGAAGAACTCCTGCCTCATTTTGTGCAGCTTAACCTTGCAACAATTCTTAGCAATGATGAGATTCAAAACCTTGCGAGCTTGAGCCAACGCGCCGCGCCTACACATACAGAATCTGATAGCAATAATGCACAGATTCAACAAATGTCCCTAAAGACTTTAAACCAAAATTTTCACACCCTATCCCTTGCGCTCACGCATCTTTTGCCACAAAGTTTGCAAGATAAATTAGAATCTATCACTAACGACTTGCAACATCAAAAATTTTCTATCGGCATTACCGGAGTGCTTAGCGCAGGGAAAAGCACCTTTTTAAACGCGCTTTTGGGTGAGGAGATTCTTGGAAGCTCAAGTGTGCCAGAGACGGCTAACCTTACGATTTTACGCTTTGGTGAAACGATGCACGCACGCGTGCATTTTTGGAAAGAAGAACAATGGAGCGAACTTCATCATTTGAGCCAACACGATACAAATATCAAAGCATTTCTTGAAGAGAGTGAAAATATTTTTGGCACATCGCTCAAAGAATACATCACAAAAGAGGGGACTACACGCGATATACAGGCATCAGAACTCGCCACTTACACCTCTGCCAATCACCCGAGCAAATTCTGCAATCTGATTCAAGAAGTCGAGCTTTTTACGCCGCTAAAATTCCTTCAAAATGGCGTTGAGATTGTCGATACACCCGGTTTAGATGACCCTATCACCAAACGAGAAGAAATCACGCGAGACTATATCCAAAAATGCGACTTGCTCATACATATTATGAATGCGAGCTGTGCTGCAACACAGATTGATATTGATTTTATTTTAGAATCTCTCTTGGAGCAAAATATTTCACGATTGCTCGTGGTGCTTACACGCATTGATTTGCTCACCCCCAAAGAGCTTCAAGCATCGCTTGATTACACCAAACAAAGCCTTATCACGCAACTCAAAAAAGCACATTATAAAGGCGATATACAAGCGGTGATAGAGAGAATCGACTTTATCCCACTCGCAGGATACACTGCTCTGCTTTATCGCACCAACCGAGAGCAAGAGGCAGCTCAAAGCGGGATTTCACTCCAACAAAGCGGGATTCTCGCTATTGAAAACTATCTTGATAAAATGCTTTTGGGTGAAGACAGCCTAAAACACAAAGACATTTTGTATCTCGCCTACAAGGCAATGGAAAAACTTACTCAAGAAGCCCTTGATTTATTGACATTAAAATCCAAACTCCTTAATACAGACAAGGCGGAGCTAGAAAATTTTATTGCGCAAGTGAGTGCGCAAAATGAAGAGCTTTCTCACTCACTTTTAAATCTCAAAAATCACTTTGAATCCCAGCTTGATGAGCTTAAAGCCTTTCTCGTATCCTTAGAACATTTTATCGACAACACCTTAGAGAGTGCAAAAAACCAACTTAAAGATACATTTTTCGGTGATATTGCCTATGCCTACGCGCAAGGACAAAAACCTTCTTTAGAATCTTTATCGCCGATGATAGAAGTCGGCATCAAGGATTGCTTTGCCAATGTGGGACGCGAATACAAATACAAACTAGGCAAAAAAATCGCCCAACTCACACAAATAGGAGAACAAAGCATACAAGAAACACAGGCTTTAGCAAAATTGCAACCCCCTCACATTCATTTCCAACTCACAAAAGAACAGCTCACACAAAGCACACACACGCTTTTACAAGCCTTACCCTCACTCATACAATCGCATTCTAAATCTAATCAAAATGCACTTAGCATCAAGCTTGACGCGCTATTTGGGGAAGCATTTGCGCATTTTGGGAATCGCTGTCGGGAAAAAAGTATTGAGATTAAAGAGGCATTTTTGACATATTTTGATAGTATTGCACTTGTGCATCAATCCCACATACAATCACAAATCGACCACAAACAAGCCATACTTGATGATGCGCTTAAACAAAAAGATTGCAGTGATGTTGAGAATCTAAAAAACACACTTTTGAGCCAACAAACGCAATTAGAAAATATCCATACGCAGATTCTATCGCATTTGCAATCTCTTACATAA